One genomic region from Metallosphaera tengchongensis encodes:
- a CDS encoding class II fumarate hydratase, translating to MKYTENAPKLFMNTGTKFHKSLIYAMGVIKFSCARANSALGILDKEVAKAIEQASRELMDGKLDNKIVLDVFQTGSGTGLNMNVNEVLAERASEISGLKVHPNDHVNMSQSSNDTVPTAARIAAVKQVEEKLIPSLREIANSLRDTGDRYMGVVKSGRTHLRDAMPVTFGQELHAYADAFEHDISNLSFILSYLKEIPLGGTAVGTGVNSHPKFRETVVRVINEVTGQGFVLGNPFRGLRLLTDLLTLSGIMRTVATELYRLAQDFRLMFSGPFTAIGEIDLPSQEEIAGSSIMPGKTNPVTAEASMLIAAQVIGLDQANQFASNLGEFELAMGVPLVGHNVSTQVDLISEGLSKFSSLIVRGVVPNVEKMKRYAESSPALITVVSPLVGYDKASQLGKMLNKGLSIREALRELGFSEEKINQILDLNKLIKPTIQDKS from the coding sequence ATGAAGTACACCGAAAACGCACCCAAACTTTTCATGAATACTGGAACCAAATTTCACAAATCATTGATATATGCCATGGGCGTAATAAAATTCTCATGTGCTAGGGCGAACTCAGCTCTAGGAATTCTTGACAAGGAAGTGGCTAAGGCAATAGAGCAAGCATCAAGGGAGCTTATGGATGGGAAACTAGATAACAAGATCGTTTTAGACGTTTTCCAAACGGGTTCTGGAACAGGACTTAACATGAATGTCAATGAGGTTTTGGCAGAGAGGGCATCGGAAATTTCTGGACTAAAGGTTCACCCCAATGACCACGTTAATATGAGCCAGTCCTCTAATGATACCGTACCTACAGCTGCGAGAATAGCAGCGGTGAAGCAGGTGGAAGAGAAGCTAATTCCCTCTCTCAGGGAAATAGCAAACTCCCTAAGGGATACAGGGGACAGATACATGGGCGTCGTGAAGTCCGGGAGAACCCATCTTAGGGACGCCATGCCCGTAACCTTTGGTCAGGAATTACACGCTTATGCTGACGCATTTGAGCACGACATCTCTAACCTCAGCTTTATTCTAAGTTACTTAAAGGAAATTCCGTTAGGTGGAACCGCAGTTGGTACAGGAGTTAATTCGCACCCTAAGTTCAGAGAGACTGTGGTTAGGGTAATCAACGAAGTTACGGGTCAAGGCTTTGTCCTAGGGAACCCGTTCAGGGGATTAAGGCTCCTCACTGATCTTCTAACCTTAAGCGGTATCATGAGAACCGTGGCGACTGAGCTCTATAGGTTAGCACAGGATTTCAGATTGATGTTCTCAGGACCGTTCACGGCAATAGGTGAGATAGACCTACCGTCACAGGAGGAGATAGCTGGAAGCAGTATTATGCCAGGGAAGACCAACCCAGTTACGGCCGAAGCCTCAATGCTCATAGCCGCGCAGGTTATTGGACTTGACCAGGCTAATCAGTTTGCCTCAAATCTTGGAGAGTTTGAATTGGCGATGGGGGTTCCTCTCGTTGGCCACAATGTTTCAACCCAAGTGGATCTAATCTCTGAAGGACTTAGCAAGTTCTCCTCATTGATAGTAAGGGGCGTTGTACCTAACGTTGAGAAAATGAAGAGGTACGCTGAGAGCAGTCCAGCTCTCATAACTGTGGTATCTCCTCTAGTGGGGTACGATAAAGCATCACAGTTGGGAAAAATGTTAAACAAGGGTCTTTCAATAAGGGAAGCTCTAAGGGAGCTAGGATTCTCAGAGGAAAAAATAAATCAAATATTAGATTTAAACAAATTGATTAAACCTACTATACAAGATAAAAGTTAA
- a CDS encoding aldose 1-epimerase, which translates to MNFYKLVYDRAEAIISDRGAYLFSFRLDGLDVILRGTERPTRGGMALLVPFANRVKNGRYLWKGKAYQLPLGRDGNAIHGLILYKEFQVTRLTPNSIELETEIRDPGYPSILALIVKYTLTDSISVDMKIRNVGEEEAPLIVGSHPYFLVQGSWKISPNAGKRLIMKENIPTGEMEDFIISEGKYDDCFYLPGDVTLSSKYSEVRISKPGMDYVQLYTGVEGAVAVEPMSGAPDGYNNGIGLRVLGASESESYHFSIQSVQVRSQIS; encoded by the coding sequence ATGAATTTTTACAAATTAGTCTACGATAGGGCTGAGGCAATTATATCAGATAGGGGAGCGTACTTATTCTCTTTTAGACTAGATGGTCTAGACGTGATATTAAGAGGGACTGAAAGACCCACTAGGGGCGGTATGGCGCTTCTGGTGCCCTTCGCCAATAGGGTGAAGAACGGTAGATATCTGTGGAAGGGTAAGGCTTATCAGCTTCCTTTAGGTAGGGATGGAAACGCCATCCACGGGTTGATCCTGTATAAGGAGTTTCAAGTGACTAGACTAACGCCTAACTCCATAGAGTTGGAGACCGAAATACGAGATCCTGGATATCCATCTATCCTAGCCTTAATTGTAAAGTATACTCTTACTGACTCCATCTCAGTGGACATGAAAATCAGAAACGTCGGAGAAGAGGAAGCACCGTTAATTGTAGGGTCTCATCCTTACTTCTTAGTTCAGGGTAGCTGGAAGATCTCTCCCAACGCAGGTAAACGGCTTATAATGAAGGAGAACATACCAACAGGAGAGATGGAAGACTTTATCATCAGTGAAGGAAAATACGACGATTGCTTTTACCTCCCTGGGGATGTCACTCTATCCTCGAAGTACTCTGAAGTAAGGATTTCTAAACCTGGAATGGACTACGTTCAATTGTATACAGGGGTGGAGGGAGCTGTAGCTGTTGAACCAATGTCTGGAGCTCCAGATGGCTACAACAACGGTATTGGACTCCGAGTTTTAGGTGCATCAGAGAGCGAAAGTTATCATTTCTCTATACAATCCGTGCAGGTACGATCTCAAATTAGTTAA